From Candidatus Eremiobacterota bacterium, one genomic window encodes:
- a CDS encoding DUF2442 domain-containing protein, with protein sequence MHIVTDVRHISGYILLLTFDDGAVKVFDFEPELWGEVMQPLKDIEIFGQVEIDHGALRWPKYDIDFCPDSLYEAAVPLKRVVEAWKGAA encoded by the coding sequence ATGCATATCGTTACTGATGTGAGACATATTTCCGGGTATATACTTCTGCTCACGTTCGATGATGGCGCCGTTAAAGTCTTTGACTTCGAGCCCGAATTATGGGGGGAGGTTATGCAGCCGCTGAAAGACATAGAGATTTTCGGGCAGGTGGAAATAGATCACGGTGCCCTGAGGTGGCCCAAGTATGATATAGACTTCTGTCCCGATTCTCTCTATGAGGCAGCGGTCCCCCTGAAAAGAGTAGTTGAAGCCTGGAAGGGGGCGGCATAA
- the cas7u gene encoding type I-U CRISPR-associated RAMP protein Csb1/Cas7u, with protein sequence MNNNVTVFCDQILKSPRLLLECELEPVQGERFQPTGFPDIGSAVYELPDGRRKILVESAQSMANRFEKVCVKGDGPGIDDDLAGIPYIKVKLKGALKSETSSLVEAHRINSPFIIKAHKSKEPFESVFRAKSGYEEKKPIDWQKVAGALLYYDPSSLVHGVFMANIGDGRLKVPRLLSAFIEAEDVREVSYGGVKNNAYDPKGEIRAKDFDKDVYGNVPYHRTEYTASVIKAYFNIDITQLQGYFAGNDRVKKFFLVFCLLKIRRFLNRGLRLRTSCDFKCKGGLKITMPEKLPAVPDEGELLNALQSMIKECADEGLFASPAVTELECESVKKESKAKPADDGAVNEERESA encoded by the coding sequence ATGAATAACAATGTGACGGTTTTCTGCGACCAGATCCTTAAAAGTCCGAGACTGCTCCTTGAATGTGAGCTTGAGCCTGTGCAGGGTGAAAGATTTCAGCCGACAGGCTTCCCCGATATCGGGTCGGCGGTCTATGAGCTCCCTGATGGAAGGCGCAAAATTCTCGTGGAATCAGCGCAGTCTATGGCAAACAGATTTGAAAAAGTCTGCGTGAAAGGTGATGGACCCGGTATAGATGATGATCTGGCTGGGATTCCATATATCAAAGTAAAGCTGAAAGGAGCACTGAAATCTGAAACCTCCTCTCTTGTGGAAGCCCATAGAATTAATTCACCTTTTATTATTAAGGCTCATAAATCAAAGGAGCCCTTTGAATCGGTGTTCAGAGCCAAAAGCGGCTATGAAGAAAAAAAGCCGATTGACTGGCAAAAAGTTGCAGGGGCTTTGCTATATTATGATCCTTCTTCTCTTGTGCATGGTGTTTTTATGGCCAATATTGGAGATGGAAGGCTGAAGGTGCCGCGGCTTTTGTCAGCATTCATTGAAGCCGAAGATGTGAGGGAAGTCTCATACGGCGGCGTTAAAAACAATGCCTATGATCCTAAGGGTGAAATAAGAGCAAAGGATTTTGATAAAGATGTATATGGAAATGTGCCGTATCACAGAACGGAATATACCGCATCTGTAATAAAGGCATACTTTAATATTGATATCACCCAGTTACAGGGATATTTTGCCGGAAATGACCGTGTGAAAAAATTCTTCCTGGTATTCTGCCTGCTTAAAATTCGACGCTTTCTCAACAGGGGCCTTCGATTAAGGACTTCATGTGATTTCAAGTGTAAAGGCGGCCTGAAGATTACCATGCCTGAAAAATTACCTGCTGTGCCTGACGAAGGTGAACTGCTCAATGCCCTTCAATCAATGATAAAAGAGTGTGCAGACGAAGGGCTTTTCGCCTCTCCTGCGGTGACTGAATTGGAATGCGAATCAGTCAAGAAGGAAAGTAAGGCAAAGCCTGCGGATGATGGTGCCGTGAACGAAGAGAGAGAATCTGCATAA
- the csb2 gene encoding type I-U CRISPR-associated protein Csb2: MIVISIKFIAGRYHATPYGKHVNEGTPEWPPSQYRFVRALIDTWKRKFCNYTEMQIAPILEHLSDTPAFYALPRVMTSHLRYFMSANTIDPSDKNKILDPFISLGKADTMHIGWHTSEPLSDGSQEFLSTLLSGLQYLGRSESWVQCQLENEWEKIKWNCIPEERHDDPSNPIDDEHRLFICCTKPKGEYEKEPYEIIRGKKRQTVSWLDAICYDTSNVLQDCLSSPPGMITLPYICKNELYGKDYQVKKLPKLKVNTVLYALNSKVLPRYTEAISTSEMVRRFLMGIHKKVIGDPAAVSEKFSGKTRKSVPLKGHKHCKFIVFDNDQDGKTDHIAVIAGEDYTDTELEALGRNTRIPQRGNYEINLVPIYWGSQEGVLKALPKKHKSSRRYKSVTPFLPDYHYRKGRGDFLAWHCEKLKKEFGLHGYPEPLKVSPLYPSGKNKWYDFRRARPSKNEIPRWGWGFEVEFENEQKVPFTIGHSSHYGMGLFLPD; the protein is encoded by the coding sequence GTGATTGTGATAAGCATAAAATTCATTGCCGGCAGGTATCATGCGACACCCTATGGTAAACACGTTAATGAAGGCACTCCAGAATGGCCGCCATCTCAGTATCGTTTCGTACGAGCCCTGATAGATACATGGAAGCGCAAATTCTGCAATTACACTGAAATGCAGATTGCTCCAATTCTGGAACATCTATCCGATACTCCGGCCTTTTATGCACTTCCGAGAGTGATGACTTCACACCTGAGATACTTCATGAGTGCCAATACAATTGATCCCTCAGACAAAAACAAGATTCTGGATCCTTTCATCTCGTTGGGGAAAGCTGATACAATGCATATAGGGTGGCATACAAGTGAACCATTGTCTGACGGCAGCCAGGAGTTTTTAAGCACGCTTCTTTCAGGTTTGCAGTATCTCGGCCGTTCTGAATCCTGGGTCCAATGCCAGCTGGAAAATGAATGGGAGAAGATAAAATGGAACTGTATTCCGGAAGAGCGGCATGATGACCCATCAAATCCCATTGATGATGAACACCGTTTATTTATCTGCTGCACCAAGCCAAAAGGAGAGTACGAGAAGGAACCGTACGAGATAATCAGAGGGAAGAAGCGACAAACGGTAAGTTGGCTTGACGCAATATGCTACGATACTTCGAATGTTCTGCAGGATTGTCTCAGTTCTCCTCCTGGAATGATTACACTGCCCTATATATGCAAAAATGAGCTTTATGGAAAAGACTATCAGGTAAAAAAATTGCCTAAACTGAAGGTAAATACCGTCCTGTATGCTCTGAATTCAAAGGTGCTTCCACGGTACACAGAGGCAATTTCCACGTCAGAAATGGTTCGAAGGTTCCTTATGGGGATTCATAAGAAAGTTATTGGTGATCCTGCCGCAGTATCTGAAAAATTCAGTGGCAAGACGAGGAAGAGTGTTCCGCTGAAAGGCCATAAGCATTGCAAATTTATTGTATTCGATAACGATCAGGATGGGAAAACCGATCATATTGCCGTGATTGCCGGCGAAGATTACACTGATACTGAACTTGAGGCTTTGGGGAGAAATACGAGAATTCCACAAAGGGGGAACTATGAAATAAATCTGGTTCCTATTTACTGGGGAAGCCAGGAAGGCGTTCTCAAAGCGCTACCAAAGAAGCACAAATCTTCCAGAAGATACAAAAGCGTAACCCCTTTTTTGCCTGATTACCATTACAGGAAGGGCAGAGGCGATTTCCTGGCCTGGCACTGTGAAAAGCTTAAGAAAGAGTTCGGTTTGCATGGATATCCTGAACCACTGAAAGTGTCGCCATTGTATCCTTCAGGTAAGAATAAATGGTATGACTTCAGGAGAGCGCGGCCGTCCAAGAATGAAATACCTCGATGGGGCTGGGGTTTTGAGGTCGAGTTTGAGAATGAACAGAAGGTCCCTTTCACCATTGGCCACAGCAGCCATTATGGAATGGGGCTCTTTCTCCCTGATTAG
- the csx17 gene encoding type I-U CRISPR-associated protein Csx17 has product MMTVDLPGCKLEPFSSFFKSLGIFRILSEQVSDQIRGYWKEGIFRLEMSQNINIIDFFIDKYKPSPILSPWNMGSGFYPYDAKGVPGNRECVKSLNQISNSADPRVREYCETIEDIRRLPGFNEKLKCSGDKDKAYKSRLIQQCRNSLGENFLKWLDTAVIIDSSGELSFPPVMGSGGNDGNSEFSSLFMQMIHWLILDPKNCQKSMNLLDNSFYGKPCEDFQKYPIGFLYPGRAGGPNQGNRIVTENIPINPWEYVLAIEGVLCWNGSLSRRFASTGSISARSPFTVSNGAFGFSSASDDEKSRGEIWLPVWKNPVTLIEFIHFISEGRAELKSKRVRSAMQFAEAVSSLGTDRGVGSFARYALLERRGNAYVTVPAGVISVKERTHNDLVREFDPVFRQFRKTENTTLLSHLKMLREKIYQMLMRGNASAVIDAFTVLGRINKVLSIQDHKQNSINPIYSLTSRWIEAADDGSVELRIAAALASIQTEEKLGSLSAYLYGVDPINAYQWNKSSGKVSWKGSNFSRRLSYVLMRRMVDAARENAERNPLSSAVCLSARDVMAFIMNLCSDSLIEDLLFACFSIKDIRFMKTPERWKKPVYQLPVSGEYKLLKKLFLPYIPFSISGKKQTIKPEEGIIPKLLANRISDACRTAQRRLFSSGLNPPDVIFPDHCNGGRLAASMLIPVKTADLEF; this is encoded by the coding sequence ATGATGACCGTAGATTTGCCTGGCTGCAAATTGGAACCCTTCTCATCCTTCTTCAAGTCACTGGGAATATTCCGCATTCTCTCAGAGCAAGTCTCAGACCAAATAAGGGGATACTGGAAGGAAGGAATCTTCCGCCTTGAAATGTCCCAAAATATCAATATTATCGACTTCTTTATTGATAAGTATAAACCGTCACCCATTCTTTCTCCCTGGAACATGGGAAGCGGATTTTATCCATATGATGCAAAGGGAGTGCCCGGAAACAGGGAATGTGTGAAGTCTCTCAATCAAATATCCAATTCGGCCGATCCGAGGGTGAGAGAATATTGTGAGACCATTGAGGACATAAGGCGTCTGCCGGGTTTTAACGAGAAGCTCAAATGCAGCGGCGATAAGGATAAAGCATATAAATCCAGATTGATACAGCAGTGCAGGAACTCGCTTGGCGAGAATTTTTTGAAATGGCTTGACACAGCAGTCATAATCGACTCTTCCGGGGAGCTCAGCTTCCCGCCGGTGATGGGCAGCGGGGGGAATGACGGCAATTCCGAGTTTTCGTCATTGTTTATGCAGATGATCCACTGGCTGATCCTTGATCCCAAGAATTGCCAGAAATCAATGAATCTGCTGGATAACTCGTTCTATGGGAAGCCATGTGAGGATTTTCAGAAATACCCTATAGGATTTCTCTATCCCGGCAGAGCCGGTGGACCTAATCAGGGCAATAGAATCGTGACAGAAAACATACCGATAAATCCCTGGGAATATGTTCTTGCCATTGAAGGTGTGCTCTGCTGGAATGGCTCTCTCTCAAGAAGATTTGCTTCCACAGGGAGTATATCCGCAAGGAGCCCCTTCACGGTAAGCAATGGCGCATTTGGCTTCTCTTCAGCATCAGATGACGAAAAGTCACGAGGCGAGATCTGGCTTCCAGTATGGAAAAATCCTGTCACATTAATTGAATTTATTCATTTTATTTCGGAAGGAAGGGCTGAATTAAAATCCAAGCGGGTCCGCAGTGCAATGCAGTTTGCAGAAGCGGTTTCTTCTCTCGGCACAGACAGAGGAGTCGGCTCTTTTGCGAGGTATGCACTTCTAGAAAGAAGGGGGAACGCCTATGTAACGGTTCCGGCGGGAGTCATATCAGTTAAGGAGAGAACCCATAATGATCTCGTAAGAGAATTTGACCCCGTGTTCAGGCAGTTCAGAAAAACCGAGAATACGACTCTCCTGTCCCATCTGAAGATGTTGCGTGAAAAGATATATCAGATGCTGATGCGTGGTAACGCTTCTGCGGTCATTGATGCATTCACTGTTCTCGGCCGTATAAATAAGGTCCTCTCAATACAGGATCATAAACAAAATAGTATAAATCCAATATATTCGCTCACAAGCAGGTGGATTGAAGCAGCTGATGATGGTTCTGTAGAGCTTCGCATTGCAGCGGCATTGGCTTCCATACAGACAGAGGAGAAGCTGGGTTCTCTCAGTGCATACCTGTATGGGGTTGATCCTATAAATGCCTATCAATGGAACAAGAGCTCAGGCAAGGTAAGCTGGAAGGGATCGAATTTTTCCAGGAGGCTCTCTTATGTACTGATGAGGAGAATGGTTGATGCTGCAAGAGAAAATGCTGAAAGAAATCCGCTGTCATCTGCCGTCTGTTTATCTGCCCGAGATGTGATGGCTTTCATAATGAATTTATGTAGCGATTCTCTGATAGAAGACCTCCTCTTCGCCTGTTTTTCTATCAAAGATATCAGGTTTATGAAAACACCTGAAAGGTGGAAGAAGCCGGTATATCAGCTTCCTGTCTCCGGCGAATACAAACTGTTAAAGAAGCTCTTTCTGCCGTATATTCCATTCAGCATTTCTGGTAAAAAGCAGACAATTAAGCCGGAAGAGGGAATTATTCCGAAATTATTGGCCAACAGAATTAGTGATGCCTGCCGAACTGCACAAAGACGCCTTTTTTCATCGGGTCTTAATCCTCCGGACGTCATATTTCCTGATCACTGCAATGGGGGCAGGCTTGCTGCCTCAATGCTCATACCGGTGAAAACTGCTGATCTGGAGTTTTAA
- a CDS encoding RNA polymerase sigma factor gives MSELEQAVSQCRGGNRSAYRAVVDALSSRAVRFAYHFLGNYLDAEDAAQEAFLQAWRRLETLRDEGSFTGWFFQILANTSRRKLKGTRTEESVDEYESMLEDRRYDPESLYQKKERHDAMKEALAKLPPHYRSAVILRDIEGLSYEQIAAVLQVPLGTVKSRISSAREKLRIALFETERGDRECRAMISRKN, from the coding sequence GTGAGCGAACTTGAACAGGCAGTCAGCCAGTGCAGAGGGGGCAACAGAAGCGCCTACCGCGCAGTCGTCGATGCCCTTTCATCAAGGGCCGTGAGGTTCGCCTACCACTTCCTGGGAAACTACCTCGATGCCGAGGACGCGGCGCAGGAGGCATTTCTCCAGGCCTGGCGGAGGCTTGAGACCCTCAGGGACGAGGGCTCCTTCACCGGATGGTTCTTCCAGATCCTCGCCAATACGTCAAGAAGGAAGCTTAAGGGAACAAGGACCGAGGAGAGCGTCGATGAGTATGAGTCGATGCTCGAGGACAGGCGCTACGATCCGGAGAGCCTCTACCAGAAAAAGGAGCGTCACGATGCCATGAAAGAGGCCCTCGCGAAACTCCCTCCCCATTACCGAAGCGCCGTCATCCTGAGAGACATCGAGGGGCTGTCCTACGAACAGATAGCGGCGGTGCTCCAGGTCCCCCTTGGAACCGTGAAGTCAAGAATCTCATCAGCGCGCGAGAAGCTTCGCATTGCGCTTTTTGAAACAGAAAGAGGTGACAGAGAATGCCGTGCAATGATCTCAAGGAAAAACTGA
- a CDS encoding ribbon-helix-helix protein, CopG family, which yields MNGHKQGCRCPVCRSERGERESKKPFTLRLSQKMLDKLKDKADKQGVTVTAIIEKAIESL from the coding sequence ATGAATGGCCACAAGCAAGGATGCCGATGCCCGGTATGCAGGTCTGAGAGGGGAGAGCGGGAAAGCAAGAAGCCTTTTACGCTCAGGCTCTCTCAGAAGATGCTCGACAAGCTGAAGGACAAAGCAGATAAGCAAGGTGTGACAGTGACGGCCATTATTGAAAAAGCCATAGAGAGCCTGTGA